The genomic interval ACGTTTAAAACTTAAGTTGATTCTCAGCTTGTCTGTCTGTCACATACTGAGTGAGTCCACAATCAGGGtgccattttttttataaaaagttgGGTTTATCTCAAGAACAATACTTTTTTAGAGGCTCTTTTCCTGACAGTGATTTAATTGATCAAGTGCTGataagctttatttttttttagtatagAAAATTAAGTTTAGTTTTCAGTACTAATGGCATAAGGATACAGATCAACCTACAATATAAAacgagtaaataaataattttccttAAATGTAGAACTAAATTAACAAGTTTGAACTCATCAGTCTATTTTACTATATTACTAAAAATGCGAGATTTTTTTCTTCTACTTCCTAATATCTCAGGGTTATTTAAATTATGAAATGTCTGTTGAATTGTGACCCGTAGAATATCTCAGAGGAGAAAGTACACAGGGCTAGCTAGTTTTGAGAAGTTATGGTGGAAAAAATTGTTTCAGGCTTAAGACTTCAGGGATCCcccatttaataaaaaataataaaggtttTAGTTTTTAAATTGCAACTTTAATTATGTCAATAGTCGACTGAAAGAGGCCAAATTGTTCATAAGCTCCGTGTAGgtttttaataatgattaaagTGATTTATTTGAAGAACACCAATGGGTTGTTATGAGGGACTATTTACTTATGTTTAAATAtcctttacatttattttacatacatATTTCTCAGTATATTACTCATGGCAATACAGTCGTGGTGTTTAACTTACTGTGGacccaaaacaaagaaaatggtgCGAAGAACACTAAACCCCTGCTCTGGTCTTTGTTGTCGAACCGCTTTAAGCTCCGGATGTCCCGCCCCCTCCGGTGTGACGTAATACGACGGACGGAACGCTCAGCGAACAGCGAGTTCGCCTCTCTATTGATTGACAGATGAGCAGACCATTCAGAGCAGGAGATAATATAGCCATGGCGACAGAGCCCTCTGTGCTGATTTGCAACCCGCCGAAACGGCGTCGGGGAAGAAGGAGAGCTTCGGAGAGTTCGCCATGGACTGGTCCAGGATCAGTGTGCTTTAAACTCGAGTCTAACCGTAGAGCGGTAAGTAAGAATACTGTCAGCAGCTCGCCTCAGATTCAAGGTTAGAGTTTTTAATCGTCAGCAGCCGTTCTGAGTTGCGTTCTGgacgtgtttgtgtttgtaaaaacGAGCCGCATCACATTTCACACAGCAGGCTTCCCTCCGAGGCTCCGGCCTGGCCGGCTACTCCACCAAAACAAGTGGATTATCTTCCTCTTAAAGTCCGCCCTTACACATggacagagaggaggaggattGCGCGTACACTGACAGAAATGTCTCCTCGTGATTTACGTGTCAAGTGACAGTAAACCAGCGTCCGGCTTTACTTTCCCCACAAATTACCTCACGTTAACGTAATTTAAGTACCCCTAGTTTTCGCACAAAGTCCTGTAGCCTAGCTCCATTCGGCTACGACAAAGTTCACTTCCACACGGTGGCGATACGATAAGCTGTTTTTTCTCTGATTAACTGCCTTAAGGGCGGGTGGTCtgtttcattcacacaccaacACTTGATAGATTACTTCTAACGCAAAGCACTCTGGCAGGAAGCCATTATTTCCAtacaatttacaaaaatattattaaaagttaAATTATGTGAATTACAGTAACACCACAGTAATAGCACAATAACATAATTCTGTCCATGAGTAATACAATGATTCTAATGAATGTAAATGATTACAAggcttttttttacttttgcagTTAATGTTTTGCTTCATATTTCTACAGTCACTGGCTCAGACATTTTATGAAGAAACACTTACGTACCATAGCTAAGGTCTTCACAACAAAATTTCAGAAACTGAATGATTAACCtgaagaaagaagaaaggacTGAAATAATTTAAGTAAAATAGTAATCTCAGAACAGGTTCTGGAAATGGATCCATCTTCTGGGATGCATATGTCCACTGTACCCCAAAACAGTGAGGTGGTCCATGTGGCTGTTGGGAATCCCATCATTACCATGTATCCGGCTCCACCTCAACCCCCTAACATTGCACATATTATTACACAGCATGTTCTACCACAAGATATTTCCTGTCAAGCTGTACCACATACAATTCAGTCACAAGTCCAGCTATCATCACAATCCCAGGTTTCGCTGCATGGCATTGGTCCACCTCGTGGTCAGCCACAAAGCCATGGCCCACCACTAAACCATGGGCAGGTTCAGAGTCATGTGCAGCCTCAAAGCCTTGGGCAAGCACAAAGCCATGGGCAGCCGCAAACCCATATGCAACAACAAAGCCTTGGCCAACCTCAAAGCCAAGGGCAGCCACCAAACATGGGACAACCACAAAATCATGGTCCCTCACAAGTCCACCTTGCAACTGAAGGCACATCAGACAGCCAGGGTGTCCAAGCCTCTCAGGATCCTACCAGATTGCAAGTTCCCTTTGCAGAGGTTGCGTCCCTCCTGGATCCGAACATGAAGAGCTCAAAGGCCCGGAAGTATCAGATTGAGTATGATGAAGTTAAACGGAGGCTGGAGCCACCTGAAAAGATGTCTCTCAGATCACTGGCTGCGTACACCAGAGTGAGTCGAGGCCCAGCCAGTAAAAAAAGTCTACTGGAgtcattaaatgtttttggCCTGTCACCAAGCACCAACACGGCAGTGTCCAGCTCTTTCTCCAAACTCACAGAGGGTAAGACCGTTAAACTTAAATCGCTTGTAGTAAATGTTATATATCTTACTTATTTGTCAGTGATTCAAAGAgttaatttcagtttttttcagAGCTATTGGTGGCAATTTTAcatacagtttttaaaaatatatatttttccaggTGACACAGCAGCGCTGTGTAAAGATATGAAGGACTTTGCTTTACAGTATGTGGATTATGAAAATATGGCGAAACAGTTACTGCCTGACACGAACCAGGTACAACACTGGTCAAAGATCATTGA from Hoplias malabaricus isolate fHopMal1 chromosome 3, fHopMal1.hap1, whole genome shotgun sequence carries:
- the si:ch73-127m5.2 gene encoding transcription factor AP-2-delta, translating into MDPSSGMHMSTVPQNSEVVHVAVGNPIITMYPAPPQPPNIAHIITQHVLPQDISCQAVPHTIQSQVQLSSQSQVSLHGIGPPRGQPQSHGPPLNHGQVQSHVQPQSLGQAQSHGQPQTHMQQQSLGQPQSQGQPPNMGQPQNHGPSQVHLATEGTSDSQGVQASQDPTRLQVPFAEVASLLDPNMKSSKARKYQIEYDEVKRRLEPPEKMSLRSLAAYTRVSRGPASKKSLLESLNVFGLSPSTNTAVSSSFSKLTEGDTAALCKDMKDFALQYVDYENMAKQLLPDTNQVQHWSKIIETRNYLEVMRKVFKDPANSRLFSNVTHGLGNGMMDVALDIIDEVIDRQIRILSGNTDPKPEPPTRRIRKRTRKPKTNTEDGKPKEKVKRGKKKGKQMRLDPAVPQVSQSTDIESSVLTLVSVGYETISSGLGGPNTGLA